A single genomic interval of Lepidochelys kempii isolate rLepKem1 chromosome 13, rLepKem1.hap2, whole genome shotgun sequence harbors:
- the LOC140897068 gene encoding mast cell protease 1A-like, which yields MQLQILLLLPMTFFLSPGAHTGEIIGGQEAKPHSRPYMAYLKRKTCTGEEMCGGFLVREDFVLTAAHCGDGNITVLLGAHNVLCKEKTQQRVSVLQKIPHPRYNKMSIENDLMLLQLAEPAELDDAVYTIPLPQAGHTVDPGSVCSVAGWGKTNHDAKLTTNILQEVELEVMSDETCQKDTKLRYYYKPSKMMCVGNPNEDKATFSGDSGGPLVCDGTAQGIVSFGKKDGSPPRVFTRVSAYVPWIKKTMGSQQPRVPR from the exons ATGCAGCTCCAGATCTTGCTCCTGCTCCCCATGACCTTTTTCCTGTCCCCCGGTGCTCATACTG GGGAGATCATCGGCGGCCAGGAAGCCAAGCCACATTCCCGCCCCTACATGGCCTATCTCAAGAGAAAAACCTGCACAGGTGAAGAGATGTGTGGGGGGTTCCTGGTGCGGGAGGATTTTGTGCTGACAGCTGCCCACTGCGGCGATGG GAACATCACCGTGCTCCTTGGAGCCCACAACGTCCTTTGTAAAGAGAAGACCCAGCAACGAGTCTCTGTGCTGCAGAAGATCCCCCATCCCAGATACAACAAGATGAGCATCGAGAATGACCTGATGCTGCTGCAG CTGGCGGAGCCGGCGGAGCTGGACGATGCCGTATACAccatccctctgccccaggctggccACACTGTGGATCCGGGGTCCGTGTGCAGCGTGGCAGGATGGGGCAAGACCAACCACGATGCTAAGCTAACCACCAACATCCTCCAAGAGGTGGAGCTGGAGGTGATGTCAGATGAGACCTGCCAGAAGGACACGAAGCTCCGATACTACTACAAGCCCTCGAAGATGATGTGTGTGGGGAACCCTAATGAGGACAAGGCCACATTCTCG GGCGACTCCGGGGGCCCCCTGGTGTGTGACGGGACAGCCCAGGGCATCGTCTCCTTTGGCAAAAAAGACGGGTCCCCTCCGAGGGTGTTCACTAGGGTCTCCGCGTACGTCCCCTGGATCAAGAAAACAATGGGGTCTCAGCAGCCCAGGGTCCCACGCTGA